The sequence below is a genomic window from Mycobacterium heidelbergense.
CTCGCCGCGCTGGAAGCGGATCACCCCGGGGTCAACATGTCGGGCGACGTGGACTTCTCGGCCCTCACCTACGAGCCCACCACCGACCCGGCGGAATCGCTGGCCGCGCACGGCTGGGCGGTCGAACCGGTGCGCAACACGCTCGAGCTGCAGGCCGGCTACGGGATGACCCCACCGGAGGTGGACGTCAAGATCGACGGGTTCATGCGCTCGCAATACATCACGGCGATCCGGTCGGGGTGAGCCGAGATGGTGACGATCACGAGACTCTCCCCCGCCGACGCCATCGCGGAGATCGGCGCCAGTGCGCCCGGCCCCGGGATCGGGGCGTTCTTCGACCTGGACGGCACGTTGATCGACGGCTTCACCGCCGCGGTACACGTCGGCGACCGGATCCGGCGTCGCCAGGCCGGGATCGGCGAGCTGCTCGGGGTGTTCGAGGCCGCGCTGCGGTATCGGTTCGGCCGCTTGGAGTTTGAGCACCTCATCGTGCGGGCCGCGGGTTATCTGCGCGGCGAATCGCTCGCCGAGCTTGACGCGCTGGGCGACCGGCTGTTCGTCGAACGCGTTGCCACGCGGCTGCATTCGCGCATGCACGAGATCGTGCAGGCGCACCAGGGCCGCGGCCACACGATCGTGCTGAGCTCCTCGGCGCTCTCCATCCAGGCGCTGCCCGTCGCACGCTTTCTCGGCATTTCCAACGTGCAGTGCAATCATTTCGAGCTCGACGACCACGGGCGGCTGACCGGCGGGATCGTCAAACCCATCGTGTGGGGGGCCAGCAAGGCCGCCGCGGTCCAACAATTCTGCGCCGACAATGGCGTTGCGGTGCAACGCAGTTACTTCTACGCCGACGGCGATGAGGACGCCGCGTCGATGTCACTCGTCGGCTGCCCGCGACCGGTGAACCCCCGCTCGGGGCTTGCCGCGGCGGCCGCGGCGCACGGCTGGCCGGTGATGAGCCTCGCCTCGGGCCGCCGCGGGCCGGTACGGAGATTGCGGTACCTGGCCAAGCACGTCCGCCGCGACAGAGATTAGGGCGTCAGCAGGACCTTCACGTCGTCGCCGGAACGCGACTCCGCGGTCGCGTAGCCCTTGGCCGCCTCGTCCAACGGCAGGGTCGTGGTGACGATGCCGTCGACATCGAGCCGGCCGGACCGCAGCAGCGGGATCAGCTCCGGCCAGGTGCGCTGCACCGGCGCGGTGGTCATCCGCAGCGTGATGCTGCGGATCAGGCAGCCGAGGGCGTTGAGCGGAAACGGATTCATATCGTGCACACCGACCACCGAGACGGTGCCGCCGGGCCGTACCGCGTTGAGCGCGTCGGTGATCGACGCGTC
It includes:
- a CDS encoding HAD-IB family hydrolase, translating into MVTITRLSPADAIAEIGASAPGPGIGAFFDLDGTLIDGFTAAVHVGDRIRRRQAGIGELLGVFEAALRYRFGRLEFEHLIVRAAGYLRGESLAELDALGDRLFVERVATRLHSRMHEIVQAHQGRGHTIVLSSSALSIQALPVARFLGISNVQCNHFELDDHGRLTGGIVKPIVWGASKAAAVQQFCADNGVAVQRSYFYADGDEDAASMSLVGCPRPVNPRSGLAAAAAAHGWPVMSLASGRRGPVRRLRYLAKHVRRDRD